The Paraburkholderia fungorum genome window below encodes:
- a CDS encoding gluconate 2-dehydrogenase subunit 3 family protein → MSMVTSASRRKFLLSALVGLPALGIAVHTLSAPEAAEMAAPDLARYTPEFFSANEWSFILAACDRLIPADGRGPGALETNVPVFLDQQLRGELGHDVYLQGPFDVHAPATLGYQLPYTPQQIFQRGIKATDAWCMRQHGKRFSDLDTAGKDAALGSLQSNEVNFANLGEDALKASQFFAELLSDTKNGYLSDPIYGGNKGMKAWIAIGFPGARASYLEWVTQHNVKYPLGPVSLTGMRA, encoded by the coding sequence ATGTCGATGGTAACCAGCGCCTCCAGGCGAAAATTTTTGCTGTCGGCGTTGGTCGGCCTTCCCGCCCTGGGCATCGCCGTCCACACGCTCAGCGCCCCCGAGGCTGCCGAAATGGCGGCCCCCGATCTCGCCCGCTACACGCCCGAATTCTTCTCCGCCAACGAGTGGTCATTCATCCTCGCCGCGTGCGACCGGTTGATTCCCGCTGACGGCCGCGGGCCCGGCGCACTCGAAACCAACGTCCCGGTGTTTCTCGACCAGCAATTGCGCGGCGAGTTGGGCCACGACGTATATCTGCAAGGTCCGTTCGACGTCCACGCACCCGCGACGCTCGGCTACCAGTTGCCGTACACGCCGCAGCAGATTTTCCAGCGTGGCATCAAGGCCACGGACGCATGGTGCATGCGCCAGCACGGCAAGCGCTTCAGCGATCTCGACACCGCCGGCAAGGACGCCGCGCTCGGCTCGCTGCAAAGCAACGAGGTCAACTTCGCGAACCTCGGCGAAGACGCGTTGAAAGCCAGCCAGTTCTTCGCGGAGTTGCTGTCCGATACGAAGAACGGCTATCTGTCGGACCCGATTTACGGCGGCAACAAAGGCATGAAAGCGTGGATCGCCATCGGCTTTCCGGGCGCGCGTGCAAGCTACCTCGAATGGGTCACGCAGCACAACGTCAAGTATCCGCTCGGCCCCGTCAGCCTGACGGGCATGCGCGCGTAA
- a CDS encoding GMC family oxidoreductase, producing MAKITNDAVDVVVVGLGWAGSLMSIELAQAGLKVRALERGEDRSNADFAYPKPADQYAYGVRNKIMVTPRDGALTVRHSASDTALPTRKWGAFVPGTGVGGSGLHWTGVLIRPTPTDLKLKTYADQAYKPGQLEAGMQVQDFPFTWDEMEPYYDFFEKVCGLSGTTGNLRGKIQEGGDPFEGPRSNPHPLPPLEDTLNTSMFDAAARKLGYHPFPNPSANVSRAWTNPYGNQIAPCNYCGYCSKYPCLNFSKASPQTAVLDALKRMDNFDYRVKANVLRVDMHADGKTAKGVTYADEHGNEVFQPAKIVVLAGFQFVNVRLMLLSGIGKPYDPVSGKGVVGRNYAFLSNGGATLFFKDKNFNPFATAGATGRLFNDISPGNFDGPSLGVIGGAKIQSAQSSGAPIGTALPHGTPAWGKGWKEGMQDWYGHSMRISITTSCMSYRDHYVDLDPTYKDPWGQPLLRITFDWKQNELKLQQHLRKIVLDVTKELNPDSYSESFLSLDSHWDITKYVSTHNVGGAVMGDSPETSALNKYLQSWDVHNVFVPGGNAFPQNFQANPTATIGAITIFAARAIKEQYLKNPGPLVQA from the coding sequence GTGGCAAAAATCACCAATGACGCAGTCGACGTCGTCGTCGTCGGTCTCGGCTGGGCCGGTTCGCTGATGAGCATCGAGTTGGCTCAGGCGGGCCTGAAGGTGCGCGCGCTCGAACGCGGCGAAGATCGCAGCAACGCCGACTTCGCCTATCCGAAGCCCGCCGACCAGTACGCGTACGGCGTACGCAACAAGATCATGGTCACGCCGCGCGACGGCGCGCTGACCGTGCGCCACTCGGCCAGCGACACCGCGCTGCCCACCCGCAAGTGGGGCGCGTTCGTGCCCGGCACCGGCGTCGGCGGATCGGGGCTTCACTGGACCGGCGTGCTGATCCGCCCGACCCCGACCGACCTCAAGCTCAAGACCTACGCCGACCAGGCGTACAAGCCGGGTCAACTCGAAGCGGGCATGCAGGTGCAGGACTTCCCGTTCACCTGGGACGAAATGGAGCCGTACTACGACTTCTTCGAAAAGGTCTGCGGCCTGTCGGGCACTACCGGCAACCTGCGCGGCAAAATCCAGGAAGGCGGCGATCCTTTCGAGGGACCGCGCTCGAATCCGCACCCGCTGCCGCCGCTCGAAGACACGCTCAATACGTCGATGTTCGACGCCGCCGCGCGCAAGCTCGGCTATCACCCGTTCCCGAACCCGTCGGCGAACGTGTCGCGCGCCTGGACGAATCCGTACGGCAACCAGATCGCGCCGTGCAACTACTGCGGCTATTGCAGCAAGTATCCGTGCCTGAACTTCTCGAAGGCATCGCCGCAAACGGCCGTGCTCGACGCGCTGAAGCGGATGGACAACTTCGACTACCGCGTGAAGGCGAACGTGCTGCGTGTCGATATGCACGCGGACGGCAAAACGGCGAAGGGCGTCACCTATGCCGACGAGCACGGCAACGAAGTGTTCCAGCCGGCGAAAATCGTCGTGCTGGCGGGCTTCCAGTTCGTCAACGTACGCCTGATGCTGCTGTCGGGCATCGGCAAGCCGTACGACCCGGTTAGTGGCAAGGGCGTGGTCGGCCGCAACTATGCGTTTCTCAGCAACGGCGGCGCGACGCTGTTCTTCAAGGACAAGAACTTTAATCCGTTTGCGACGGCCGGCGCGACCGGGCGTCTCTTTAACGACATCTCGCCGGGCAACTTCGACGGCCCGAGCCTTGGCGTGATCGGCGGAGCGAAGATCCAGAGCGCGCAATCGTCGGGCGCGCCGATCGGCACAGCGCTTCCGCACGGCACGCCCGCCTGGGGCAAGGGCTGGAAAGAAGGCATGCAGGACTGGTACGGCCACTCGATGCGGATCAGCATCACCACGAGCTGCATGTCGTATCGCGATCATTACGTCGACCTCGACCCGACCTATAAAGACCCGTGGGGCCAGCCGCTGCTGCGCATCACGTTCGACTGGAAACAGAACGAACTGAAATTGCAGCAGCATCTGCGCAAGATCGTGCTCGACGTCACGAAGGAACTGAATCCGGACAGCTACTCGGAGAGCTTCCTGTCGCTCGATTCGCACTGGGACATCACGAAGTATGTGTCGACGCACAACGTCGGCGGCGCGGTGATGGGCGACTCGCCGGAAACCAGCGCGCTGAACAAGTACCTGCAAAGCTGGGACGTGCACAACGTCTTCGTGCCGGGCGGCAACGCGTTCCCGCAGAACTTCCAGGCGAACCCGACGGCGACGATCGGCGCAATTACCATTTTTGCGGCTCGCGCGATCAAGGAGCAGTACCTCAAGAATCCCGGCCCGCTGGTGCAAGCATGA
- a CDS encoding cytochrome c encodes MTAIKTLKALLSSALLVTAGATLAPTSAFAQSAEQDAALIKHGEYLARAGDCMACHSAAGKKPFAGGLPIVSGLGTIYSTNITPSQRSGIGNYTEQQFADAIRKGVRSDGARLYPAMPYPDYVKISDADVHALYTYFMKGVAPVDEAAPVTSLSLPFNLRWGMALWNFAFTPNKPFAAPDGATEQVRRGAYLVESLGHCGSCHTPRGVAMNEKAFDGSDASFLAGGDLNGWTVPSLRGMAHWTQQDVVDYLQTGRNSKAAVAGEMTSVVYNSTSHMTDSDVNAIAAYLKSLPASATAHAEPVATSASATDATTAKLTAARELTLGERLYVDNCAACHFVNGKGAPRVFPHLDGATVVNAKDPAGLLHVILAGAQTPSTAKAPSVLPMPGFAYRLNDDEVAQLATFVRSGWSNHAPAVTASDAAKARKLAAK; translated from the coding sequence ATGACGGCAATCAAAACACTCAAAGCTCTTCTGAGCTCGGCACTGCTGGTCACGGCAGGCGCGACGCTCGCACCGACATCCGCGTTCGCGCAGTCCGCGGAACAGGACGCCGCGTTGATCAAGCACGGCGAGTATCTGGCCCGCGCCGGCGATTGCATGGCATGTCACAGCGCGGCAGGAAAGAAGCCGTTCGCGGGCGGCCTTCCGATCGTAAGCGGACTCGGCACGATCTACTCGACGAACATCACGCCGAGTCAGCGTAGCGGCATCGGCAACTACACCGAGCAGCAATTCGCCGACGCGATCCGCAAAGGCGTCCGCTCCGACGGCGCGCGACTCTACCCTGCCATGCCCTACCCGGATTACGTGAAGATCTCGGACGCGGACGTCCATGCTCTGTACACGTACTTCATGAAGGGTGTCGCGCCGGTCGACGAAGCGGCGCCGGTCACCAGCCTGAGCCTCCCGTTCAACCTGCGCTGGGGCATGGCGCTGTGGAACTTCGCGTTCACGCCGAACAAGCCGTTTGCCGCGCCCGACGGCGCGACCGAACAGGTTCGCCGCGGCGCGTACCTCGTCGAAAGCCTGGGGCATTGCGGCAGTTGCCATACGCCGCGCGGCGTCGCGATGAACGAGAAGGCCTTCGACGGCTCGGACGCGAGCTTTCTCGCGGGCGGCGATCTGAACGGCTGGACCGTGCCGTCACTGCGCGGGATGGCCCACTGGACCCAGCAGGATGTCGTCGACTATCTGCAGACCGGACGCAACAGCAAGGCGGCCGTCGCGGGCGAGATGACCTCGGTCGTCTACAACAGCACGTCGCATATGACGGACAGCGACGTGAATGCGATTGCCGCGTATCTGAAGTCGTTGCCCGCGTCTGCGACCGCGCACGCGGAGCCGGTGGCCACGTCCGCGTCCGCGACCGATGCGACGACGGCGAAACTGACGGCGGCCCGCGAATTGACCTTGGGCGAGCGTCTTTACGTCGACAACTGCGCCGCGTGTCACTTCGTGAACGGCAAGGGAGCGCCGCGCGTGTTCCCGCATCTGGACGGCGCGACGGTCGTCAATGCGAAGGACCCGGCGGGCCTGCTGCACGTCATTCTCGCGGGCGCGCAAACGCCTTCGACGGCGAAGGCGCCTTCAGTGCTGCCTATGCCGGGCTTCGCGTATCGCCTGAACGACGATGAAGTCGCGCAACTCGCCACGTTCGTGCGCAGCGGGTGGTCGAATCATGCGCCGGCCGTGACTGCGAGCGACGCCGCCAAGGCGCGCAAGCTGGCGGCCAAATAA